A region of Planococcus sp. MSAK28401 DNA encodes the following proteins:
- a CDS encoding WecB/TagA/CpsF family glycosyltransferase gives MKEEILGVTVNKETEQQLLDKIQTDIETGRKSRIVAINPEKVMMASKDPALRTLLNESTYQIPDGVGIKIASRMRGGAIRERVTGIGMMDALLQLANKHGHRIFMYGAKKATVELAAQNIQAKYPNLVVAGTLDGYEKDPLKIIETINAAQPQILFVALGSPKQELFIRENMEQLDANIFQGVGGSFDVYSGNVKRAPKLFLNTGTEWLYRLASQPTRIKRQMALPQFLIKAVRDKGGKH, from the coding sequence ATGAAAGAAGAAATTTTAGGCGTCACCGTCAATAAAGAGACCGAACAGCAATTGCTGGATAAAATCCAAACCGATATCGAAACAGGGCGCAAATCGCGCATCGTCGCCATTAACCCGGAAAAAGTCATGATGGCTTCAAAAGATCCGGCGCTCCGGACGCTGTTAAACGAATCGACATATCAGATTCCAGACGGAGTCGGCATTAAAATCGCCTCCCGCATGCGTGGAGGCGCGATTCGTGAGCGCGTCACAGGCATCGGTATGATGGATGCGCTGCTTCAGCTCGCGAATAAACACGGCCACCGCATCTTTATGTACGGTGCAAAAAAAGCGACGGTGGAATTGGCCGCGCAAAATATTCAAGCGAAATATCCAAATCTAGTGGTTGCCGGGACGCTTGACGGCTATGAAAAAGACCCGTTAAAAATCATTGAAACGATCAATGCTGCGCAACCGCAAATCCTGTTCGTCGCGCTTGGCAGTCCCAAGCAGGAATTGTTCATTCGCGAAAACATGGAGCAATTGGACGCCAACATCTTCCAGGGCGTCGGCGGCAGTTTCGATGTCTATAGCGGCAATGTCAAACGCGCGCCGAAGCTGTTCCTGAACACAGGAACCGAATGGCTTTACCGTCTTGCCAGCCAGCCTACGCGCATCAAACGCCAAATGGCGCTTCCGCAATTCCTCATCAAAGCCGTGCGCGATAAAGGCGGAAAACACTGA
- a CDS encoding LTA synthase family protein: protein MLKKLKNNHPLLVLTIISFILLIKLAVFRIQVYGEVSWLRLLIIDFPIWMLLPVIVFFVIRRVSPIISLIYNVFVSALMVSIIWYERYFQTVPSYFDLKQGDQAGSVMETVSLLYSPLDLLFFADIVVYVVLFIVSLNRQLTMKNRRKMGAVAVALLALSIVTTAIAMQQPIIDMTLFAKERGFMQTQLVQVAKQNSASAEMNLLTDGELVRLKGNEFVAYSEHERFGIAEDRHLFVIQVESLQNFAINQTIDGQELTPNINDLLSDSLYFDRMFQQIGAGNTSDAEWLLHTSLMTKGLDPTVNYLNGEELPSLVNLLNDREYYTTTYHADELKYWNRENLYPALGFDYAYSLDEIPNEDIIGIGPSDRIMFEFAEEEVKKQLSEGKKIYANLMTLTSHTPFKVPEKDAYLELPVSYEDTYTGNYLQSVRYVDETIGEFIAFLKEEGIYEESIIVINGDHSGLHGTPMKVSDNKLMAELLGHPYTFKDRFLLPFVIAAPGLFESEVNSNFGGQVDMMPTIMNLMGIEPQAPMIGHNMLQYENNLLAVRYYLPGGSYVTGDHMYLGQNARYPERYFDLDTMERIEPDKETIEQKQENALKILNHSDALLSNFLDEGEIEVESGEES, encoded by the coding sequence ATGCTGAAGAAACTTAAAAATAACCATCCGTTATTAGTGTTGACTATCATATCGTTTATCCTGCTCATTAAATTGGCAGTCTTTCGCATTCAAGTGTATGGAGAAGTTTCCTGGCTGCGGCTATTGATAATTGATTTTCCTATTTGGATGCTGCTTCCTGTCATAGTATTTTTTGTGATTCGTCGGGTCAGTCCTATCATATCGCTTATTTACAATGTATTTGTTTCAGCTTTAATGGTCTCCATCATTTGGTATGAGCGTTATTTTCAAACAGTGCCAAGTTATTTCGACTTAAAGCAAGGCGATCAAGCTGGTTCAGTAATGGAAACCGTCAGTTTATTGTATTCACCATTGGATCTCCTATTTTTTGCGGATATCGTCGTATATGTGGTGTTGTTCATAGTTTCCTTAAATCGCCAGCTGACAATGAAAAATCGCAGGAAGATGGGGGCGGTAGCGGTTGCCCTTTTGGCTCTGAGTATCGTAACGACCGCTATAGCGATGCAACAGCCCATTATAGATATGACCTTATTTGCTAAAGAGCGCGGGTTTATGCAAACGCAATTGGTTCAAGTGGCCAAGCAAAACAGCGCATCTGCCGAAATGAATCTTTTGACTGATGGAGAGTTGGTAAGACTTAAAGGCAACGAGTTTGTTGCATACAGCGAGCACGAACGTTTTGGTATTGCAGAAGACCGTCATTTATTTGTCATTCAAGTCGAGTCCTTACAGAACTTCGCGATCAATCAAACGATTGACGGACAAGAACTGACACCGAACATCAACGACTTGCTTTCAGACAGCCTCTATTTCGACCGGATGTTCCAGCAGATCGGTGCTGGCAATACCTCAGATGCAGAATGGCTTCTTCATACGTCGTTGATGACCAAAGGACTGGATCCAACGGTTAATTACTTGAATGGTGAAGAGTTGCCTTCACTGGTCAATTTACTTAACGATCGGGAATATTACACCACGACTTACCATGCAGATGAACTGAAGTATTGGAACCGCGAAAACTTATACCCCGCACTCGGTTTTGATTATGCGTATTCGCTGGATGAAATACCGAATGAAGACATAATTGGGATTGGGCCATCCGATCGGATCATGTTCGAGTTTGCGGAAGAAGAAGTGAAAAAGCAATTGTCGGAAGGCAAGAAAATTTATGCGAATTTGATGACGCTGACGAGCCACACCCCGTTTAAAGTACCGGAAAAAGATGCATATCTGGAATTGCCGGTATCTTACGAAGATACTTATACAGGGAATTATTTGCAATCAGTCCGTTATGTCGATGAGACAATCGGTGAATTTATTGCTTTCTTGAAAGAGGAAGGTATTTACGAGGAATCAATTATTGTCATCAATGGTGATCATTCCGGGCTTCACGGGACCCCGATGAAAGTGAGCGACAATAAATTGATGGCCGAGTTATTAGGGCATCCCTATACTTTTAAAGATCGTTTTCTATTGCCCTTTGTTATTGCTGCCCCCGGTTTGTTTGAATCAGAAGTGAATTCCAATTTTGGAGGGCAAGTGGATATGATGCCGACCATCATGAACTTGATGGGCATCGAACCGCAAGCACCAATGATTGGGCACAATATGCTTCAATATGAAAATAACTTGCTCGCAGTCCGCTATTATTTGCCGGGCGGTTCGTATGTTACGGGCGACCACATGTATCTCGGGCAAAACGCCAGGTATCCTGAACGTTATTTTGACTTGGATACTATGGAGCGGATTGAACCGGATAAAGAAACCATTGAACAGAAACAGGAAAACGCTTTGAAAATTTTAAATCATTCTGATGCTTTGCTAAGCAATTTCTTGGATGAAGGCGAGATAGAAGTGGAATCCGGAGAAGAGAGTTAA
- a CDS encoding SpoIID/LytB domain-containing protein has product MLLKSLAVLLFIGVFAGGADNVAAAEDFTVKVKLVNQLGAANGYEFTPQGSSQLKEDKTVKLEKNTRYSIQVSSGKLVLKQGDKTLKTGLSSVTVEPVIYSKANHVYLYKKGSSTIYPYMGTVEFRMSGTSNMQPSNSLQFEDYLKGVVPSESPASWGANGGMESLKAQAITARSYIFSKMNQSSLEIDDTTKFQVYKGFIWDPSSPLYMNAYKYTNQAVDETKGQILTYKKSDGQTGFVTAFFSSSNGGQTELPEQYWSGKLPYLSKSQPDPFDTNNVLWKLDWMKRQLPATADLMTPATWWQTTAEHNLNGSLVNEQSKAAFTNFKMDLLKKAKAKDPSVESIKIASIDKIQTETYANTGKVEAITLEMDYYVRNSKNGALSFDMEAGAASKTLVGKDRYETAVEIAKETIGEEKAPAIVLGRGDIPADALSGTVLAHKHGAPVLLTRSQSLPPVVEQFLDNQTKPGAMIYLLGGKSAVSEEIETALIGKGFNTKRLSGKNRSETSLAVAKEVGQMQTVLFATGNDDSSDALSASAYAAKHQLPIIIHRGAKSPESTLAFLEEHNTEKAILIGGTGAVPEAVASALAERGIQSDRISGKDRVATSVEINRLLPMNGTNIVIGNAYSYVDALAGSVLAAKTNSPILMVHPDPERLPVAYMEQIGRVTKDQAYYLGGEMLIPAALKTASNQYIGSALKKHRVSVTYKAGTTPNITAFRTLIGGANLKSLDFEVAETADRFVLDGSGFGHGIGMSQWGSYRRSQAGESADQILKFYYQGVSIENTTKFVK; this is encoded by the coding sequence ATGTTGTTGAAGAGTTTAGCTGTCTTGCTTTTTATTGGTGTTTTTGCGGGGGGAGCAGATAATGTGGCAGCTGCTGAAGATTTTACAGTCAAAGTTAAGTTGGTAAATCAACTGGGTGCTGCAAATGGTTATGAGTTTACGCCGCAAGGTTCTTCTCAGTTAAAAGAAGACAAAACGGTTAAACTTGAAAAAAATACTCGCTATAGCATTCAAGTTTCAAGCGGGAAACTGGTACTGAAGCAAGGCGACAAAACTTTAAAAACTGGTTTGTCATCAGTAACGGTGGAACCGGTCATCTATTCAAAGGCCAACCATGTATATCTTTACAAAAAGGGATCATCAACTATCTATCCTTATATGGGTACTGTAGAATTCCGCATGTCTGGCACAAGCAATATGCAGCCGTCCAACTCTTTGCAGTTCGAAGATTACCTAAAAGGAGTGGTTCCATCTGAAAGCCCGGCAAGTTGGGGAGCAAACGGTGGAATGGAATCCCTGAAAGCACAGGCCATTACAGCCAGATCTTATATTTTTTCCAAAATGAACCAAAGTTCATTGGAAATAGATGACACAACGAAATTCCAAGTGTATAAAGGGTTTATCTGGGACCCGTCATCTCCTCTATATATGAATGCGTATAAATACACTAATCAAGCAGTTGATGAAACGAAAGGGCAAATTTTAACTTATAAGAAATCTGATGGCCAGACAGGCTTTGTCACTGCGTTCTTTTCATCGAGCAACGGGGGCCAAACAGAATTGCCTGAGCAATACTGGTCCGGGAAATTGCCGTATCTGTCCAAATCTCAGCCTGATCCATTTGATACTAATAATGTTTTATGGAAACTGGATTGGATGAAACGCCAATTGCCGGCAACAGCCGATTTGATGACACCGGCAACTTGGTGGCAGACAACTGCTGAACACAACTTGAATGGTTCGCTTGTCAATGAGCAAAGCAAAGCAGCCTTCACTAATTTCAAAATGGATTTACTTAAAAAAGCAAAAGCAAAAGATCCAAGTGTTGAATCCATTAAAATTGCCTCAATCGATAAAATTCAAACGGAAACTTACGCGAACACTGGGAAAGTTGAAGCCATCACATTAGAAATGGATTATTACGTCCGAAACAGTAAAAATGGGGCTTTAAGTTTTGACATGGAAGCGGGTGCTGCTTCCAAGACCTTAGTCGGGAAAGACCGCTACGAAACGGCTGTTGAAATCGCCAAAGAAACAATTGGGGAAGAAAAAGCACCAGCTATCGTTCTCGGGCGTGGAGATATTCCTGCGGATGCCCTTTCCGGAACAGTTTTAGCGCATAAGCACGGAGCGCCAGTTTTGTTGACGAGAAGCCAAAGCCTGCCGCCAGTTGTCGAACAGTTTCTGGACAATCAGACGAAACCGGGCGCCATGATTTATTTGTTGGGCGGAAAATCAGCAGTCTCAGAAGAAATTGAAACGGCATTAATCGGAAAAGGCTTTAATACAAAACGCCTATCCGGCAAAAATCGTTCGGAAACGTCACTTGCAGTAGCTAAAGAAGTGGGGCAGATGCAGACTGTGCTTTTTGCGACGGGCAATGATGATTCATCAGATGCTCTATCTGCTTCTGCCTACGCTGCTAAACATCAATTGCCGATTATTATCCACAGAGGAGCAAAAAGTCCGGAGTCTACATTGGCGTTCCTTGAAGAACACAACACTGAAAAAGCGATTCTTATAGGGGGAACTGGCGCAGTTCCGGAAGCGGTGGCGAGTGCTTTGGCAGAGCGTGGCATTCAAAGCGACCGCATCAGCGGGAAGGACCGTGTCGCTACTAGTGTCGAAATTAACCGATTGCTGCCGATGAATGGCACCAATATCGTGATAGGAAATGCATATTCTTACGTGGACGCCCTTGCAGGATCGGTACTTGCAGCGAAAACGAATTCACCGATTTTGATGGTACATCCAGATCCGGAGCGGTTGCCTGTTGCTTACATGGAACAAATCGGCCGAGTGACGAAAGATCAGGCTTATTATTTGGGAGGCGAAATGCTTATCCCGGCTGCTTTGAAAACTGCCAGCAATCAATACATCGGGTCTGCATTGAAGAAGCATCGCGTCTCTGTAACCTATAAAGCGGGTACGACGCCTAACATCACTGCATTCCGTACCTTGATTGGTGGAGCTAACTTGAAGAGCCTAGACTTTGAGGTAGCAGAAACTGCAGACCGTTTTGTCTTAGATGGAAGCGGCTTTGGGCATGGCATTGGCATGAGCCAGTGGGGTTCTTACCGCCGTTCGCAGGCCGGGGAATCTGCTGATCAGATTTTGAAGTTCTATTATCAAGGTGTATCGATTGAGAACACCACTAAGTTCGTGAAGTAA
- a CDS encoding IS1182 family transposase yields the protein MCNPKITSSNYNTEQAAFPLALGEGTGVPLSKKASPTFIPYNNQQGFAIFDIQDLVPANHVARVIDEMVELIDDELFFAHYKGGGRSSFHPKMMTKVILYAYSKKIYSSRGIEETLTEHIPSMWLAAGQQPDHRTINRFRSDHLKAMMDSLFEQMIHQLIEQNYITMEHYFLDGTKIEADANKYSFVWKKATQNFEGKLKVKIAETIQHIHELAAAEAIPLNEQVEEATPEQLEEMAEAMEEQIDAFTEALDLEDDTEKRKQLRSKRSEWKKPVKAIREDFLPRLEKYSQYHEIFGDRNSFSKTDPDATFMRMKDDHMKNGQLKAAYNVQMATENQFILYYSIHQRPTDTRCFLPHLEKLAASSLPMPKTVIADAGYGSEENYLYALGDEKEPHFDFLIPYGMYLKEKSASYKKNIKHAKNWTYLEEEDCFICPNGRRVAFKKYLNKKNASGYEQNLKIYECEDCSDCPLKALCTKAKGNRQVQWNPIYEEMKAKAKAALEDETKTQIYAQRKIDVESVFGHIKGNRSFRRFLLRGLEKVHTEFGIVALAHNLLKVAGMRRLLSVTSPINEKQTEKKKFFFSVCFILGAYGTAPFSEC from the coding sequence ATGTGCAATCCGAAGATTACTTCCTCAAATTATAACACTGAACAAGCCGCATTTCCACTCGCTCTGGGAGAAGGAACTGGCGTTCCGCTATCCAAAAAAGCGAGTCCTACGTTCATTCCCTATAACAACCAACAAGGCTTTGCCATCTTTGATATACAAGATCTTGTGCCAGCCAACCATGTCGCCCGGGTCATCGACGAAATGGTGGAATTGATTGATGATGAGCTGTTTTTTGCGCACTATAAAGGCGGCGGAAGAAGCTCTTTCCATCCAAAGATGATGACCAAAGTTATCCTTTACGCTTATTCGAAGAAAATCTATTCTTCTCGAGGTATTGAAGAAACACTTACTGAACACATTCCGTCCATGTGGCTCGCAGCTGGCCAACAACCAGATCACCGAACGATTAACCGGTTCCGTTCGGACCACTTAAAAGCGATGATGGACTCCCTTTTTGAACAGATGATTCACCAGCTGATCGAACAGAACTACATCACTATGGAGCATTATTTTTTGGATGGCACCAAAATTGAAGCTGATGCCAATAAGTATTCATTCGTCTGGAAAAAAGCGACACAGAATTTCGAAGGCAAGTTGAAGGTAAAGATTGCCGAAACGATTCAGCATATCCATGAACTGGCCGCAGCTGAAGCGATTCCACTCAACGAACAGGTAGAAGAAGCAACGCCTGAACAGCTGGAAGAAATGGCGGAAGCCATGGAAGAACAGATTGACGCATTCACGGAAGCCCTTGATCTGGAAGACGATACCGAAAAACGAAAGCAACTCCGGTCCAAGCGCAGTGAGTGGAAAAAGCCGGTCAAAGCGATTCGCGAAGATTTCCTTCCGCGTCTGGAGAAATATAGTCAGTACCACGAGATCTTCGGTGATCGAAACAGCTTTTCGAAAACAGACCCGGATGCGACCTTTATGCGAATGAAAGATGATCACATGAAAAATGGTCAATTGAAAGCAGCTTATAATGTACAAATGGCCACAGAAAATCAGTTCATTCTTTATTATTCGATACATCAGCGACCAACGGACACGCGCTGTTTTCTTCCGCATCTGGAGAAACTAGCGGCTTCCAGCCTGCCCATGCCGAAGACGGTCATTGCCGATGCAGGCTATGGCAGTGAAGAGAATTACCTGTATGCGTTGGGCGATGAAAAAGAGCCGCATTTCGACTTTCTCATTCCATATGGAATGTATCTGAAGGAAAAATCAGCGAGTTACAAGAAGAATATCAAACACGCGAAAAATTGGACATACCTAGAGGAGGAAGATTGTTTCATCTGTCCGAATGGTCGGCGTGTCGCATTTAAAAAATACCTGAATAAAAAGAATGCCTCCGGTTACGAACAAAACTTAAAAATCTATGAATGCGAAGACTGTTCGGATTGTCCGTTAAAAGCCCTCTGCACGAAAGCAAAAGGCAACCGACAAGTCCAATGGAATCCCATTTATGAAGAAATGAAAGCGAAGGCCAAAGCAGCTCTTGAAGATGAAACGAAGACACAAATCTACGCCCAACGCAAAATTGACGTAGAAAGTGTGTTCGGTCATATCAAGGGCAATCGGTCGTTCCGCCGATTTCTCCTCCGGGGCTTAGAGAAAGTGCATACAGAGTTCGGGATTGTGGCATTGGCCCACAACCTCCTGAAAGTAGCCGGCATGCGCCGGCTACTTTCAGTGACCTCACCAATAAATGAAAAACAGACGGAGAAAAAGAAATTCTTTTTCTCCGTCTGCTTTATTTTAGGGGCTTATGGGACAGCCCCGTTTTCAGAGTGTTGA
- a CDS encoding cell wall-binding repeat-containing protein: protein MKMTKWFGTMIAATALSITAFASTSEASVYEKFDRISGTDRYETAIQVSREGWGYHSTDNVVLVIGNNYPDALAGAPLAKKLNAPILLVKKDTVPASVMSEISRIGAKNATILGGEGAISAKVFNDLSNKGINVKRISGKNRAETSALIAKEVGGSSAVLASGSGYADSLAIASHAAETGKPILLTSGDKLSSEVEATLKNYNNVTIVGGEGAVSKDVFNKISQTAKVQRISGKDRYATAAAIVATLYPNTVKDSLVASGQQFADALTGSALGGKQKKPILLVRQSALPSSTKDVINTKNVTKLTVIGGTGAVSKDALNPNPAPAPIPVVKPSVDIRQEILIEANKYKGVPYRWGGTTPAGFDCSGFLMYVFNQKGITIPRTTALMEKSGKPVSYSNAKPGDIILLDLVRSTPTSPTHAGIYIGDGKIIHAGSSTGVAVTALDTSWGHWDKKIVAVRSYTD from the coding sequence ATGAAAATGACAAAATGGTTTGGAACAATGATTGCCGCAACTGCTTTATCAATAACTGCTTTCGCTTCCACTTCAGAAGCAAGCGTTTATGAAAAGTTTGATCGAATTTCAGGAACAGATCGTTATGAGACGGCAATTCAAGTTTCACGTGAGGGCTGGGGTTACCATAGTACAGACAATGTAGTGCTCGTTATTGGCAATAACTATCCAGATGCTCTTGCAGGAGCGCCACTAGCTAAAAAGCTGAACGCACCGATTTTACTAGTTAAAAAAGATACTGTGCCAGCATCCGTTATGTCAGAAATCAGCCGAATCGGCGCAAAAAATGCTACGATCCTTGGAGGCGAAGGGGCTATCTCGGCAAAAGTTTTCAATGATTTGAGCAATAAAGGAATAAATGTTAAGCGCATTTCCGGCAAAAACCGTGCTGAAACTTCTGCTTTGATTGCTAAAGAAGTCGGAGGAAGTTCGGCTGTTCTAGCAAGTGGTTCAGGTTATGCGGATTCCTTAGCAATTGCATCACATGCAGCTGAGACTGGTAAGCCGATTCTATTAACTTCTGGAGATAAATTATCGTCCGAAGTTGAAGCAACACTTAAAAATTATAATAATGTCACAATTGTTGGCGGCGAGGGTGCTGTCAGCAAGGATGTTTTTAATAAAATTAGCCAAACTGCAAAAGTTCAGCGGATTTCAGGAAAAGACCGATATGCAACGGCGGCAGCCATTGTGGCCACCTTGTACCCAAACACAGTCAAAGATTCACTAGTAGCGTCCGGGCAACAGTTTGCTGATGCTTTAACAGGATCTGCGCTGGGCGGAAAACAAAAAAAGCCGATTCTATTGGTGCGTCAATCAGCTTTGCCGTCCTCTACGAAAGATGTTATCAACACTAAAAATGTCACTAAACTTACTGTCATTGGAGGAACAGGTGCTGTATCTAAAGATGCCTTGAATCCAAACCCAGCTCCTGCCCCTATACCTGTCGTGAAACCATCTGTAGATATTCGCCAGGAAATTTTGATAGAAGCAAATAAATACAAGGGTGTCCCATACCGTTGGGGCGGAACGACGCCAGCTGGTTTCGACTGCTCAGGATTTTTAATGTATGTATTCAATCAAAAAGGGATCACTATTCCGCGGACGACCGCTTTGATGGAGAAATCCGGAAAGCCGGTCAGTTATTCAAATGCTAAACCTGGTGATATCATTTTATTGGATTTGGTCAGAAGCACTCCGACATCGCCTACTCATGCAGGAATTTATATTGGAGATGGAAAGATAATCCATGCTGGATCAAGCACAGGAGTCGCTGTTACGGCACTTGATACTTCATGGGGCCATTGGGATAAGAAAATTGTTGCAGTGCGTTCTTATACAGACTAA
- a CDS encoding glycosyltransferase yields MKVLHVISGGETGGSKKHLLQLLANSPVEAELLLLTEGAFAEEARKAGIPVTVVQQNSRLDRSAPRKILMVLKKGGFSIVHSHGARANFLIDSVYKKLGKPWFITVHSDPTLDFLHQPKPLAKVFTILNQRAMRRADHLFAVSEKFKDMLVQMGVEPKKITPVFNGINFHETLPEFDQQAIRKSLGTREDEFVFAIVARLHPVKGHDILLDAFAQIDRPCKLWVIGEGDLRQKLSEQAASLGISERVQFLGARKDVDQLLYAADVSLLTSHSESFPLVLLESADMATPVIATNVGGVPALVDPGKTGWIVEPGRADALKHVMEKAMNSDTREMGSMLRSFAKENFSNENLQREIQRVYKVVLKLN; encoded by the coding sequence ATGAAAGTACTTCATGTTATCAGCGGCGGCGAAACCGGAGGCTCCAAAAAGCATTTATTGCAGCTATTGGCCAACTCTCCTGTAGAAGCAGAGTTGCTATTACTGACAGAAGGCGCCTTTGCGGAAGAAGCGAGAAAAGCCGGGATTCCTGTGACGGTCGTCCAGCAAAACAGCCGTCTTGACCGGTCGGCTCCGAGAAAAATTTTGATGGTCTTGAAAAAAGGTGGATTTTCCATTGTTCATTCCCACGGGGCACGTGCCAATTTTTTGATTGATTCTGTCTATAAAAAACTAGGCAAGCCATGGTTCATCACAGTCCATAGTGATCCGACACTCGATTTTCTCCATCAGCCCAAGCCGCTTGCGAAAGTATTTACCATCTTGAACCAGCGAGCGATGCGCCGCGCGGACCATTTGTTTGCCGTATCGGAAAAATTCAAGGACATGCTTGTTCAAATGGGCGTCGAACCGAAGAAAATCACTCCGGTTTTCAACGGCATTAATTTCCATGAAACCTTGCCGGAATTTGATCAACAGGCTATCCGAAAATCACTCGGCACTCGAGAAGATGAGTTTGTCTTTGCCATAGTGGCGCGTCTTCATCCGGTTAAAGGGCATGATATTCTGCTTGATGCTTTCGCGCAGATCGACCGGCCATGTAAACTGTGGGTCATCGGCGAAGGCGACCTGCGCCAGAAATTAAGTGAGCAGGCAGCGTCACTCGGCATTTCAGAACGCGTGCAATTTTTGGGAGCGCGGAAGGATGTCGACCAATTATTGTATGCGGCGGATGTATCTTTATTGACTTCCCATAGTGAGAGTTTTCCGCTGGTGCTGTTGGAATCTGCCGATATGGCAACGCCGGTTATCGCAACCAATGTGGGAGGCGTGCCGGCACTCGTCGATCCTGGAAAAACTGGATGGATCGTGGAACCGGGGCGTGCAGATGCACTCAAACACGTGATGGAAAAGGCAATGAACTCGGATACTCGTGAAATGGGAAGCATGCTTCGAAGCTTCGCAAAAGAAAATTTTTCCAATGAAAACTTACAACGGGAAATACAAAGAGTTTATAAGGTCGTATTGAAGTTAAACTAG
- a CDS encoding nucleotide sugar dehydrogenase, with product MEKICVVGLGYIGLPTAVMFANHGYDVHGVDVNQKAVDMLSDGHIHIEEPFLQDYLNKALEKGTFSVSTTPAEADMFIIAVPSPIAEDKTANMDYIRAATESIVPFLKKGDLVVLESTVPPRTVLDVMLPILVKSNLEIGTELFVSHSPERVIPGKVFEELVKNDRIIGGINEESSKRTQVYYESFVKGEFILTDATTAEMVKVMENTYRDVNIAFANEIAKISDNVGVDAWEAIRLANHHPRVNIHLPGPGVGGHCIAVDPWFLVEKEKDLSQIIHLSRTTNDGMPQYTADKIDDILKDVADAKVAVFGLAFKGNIDDIRESPSMEVLEHLKAKNLRISSFDPHVKENKAPFQTQSYDEAVEGADLIVILTDHRAFKEYNPQTLGGTMRHKAIFDTKNAISRETYEQAGFTVYRLGDGKGNPQN from the coding sequence ATGGAAAAAATCTGTGTAGTGGGATTAGGATATATCGGCTTGCCGACAGCGGTCATGTTCGCAAACCATGGTTATGATGTTCACGGCGTGGATGTCAATCAAAAAGCAGTGGACATGCTGTCCGATGGGCACATCCACATTGAAGAACCGTTTCTTCAAGATTACTTGAACAAAGCATTGGAAAAAGGCACTTTCTCGGTTTCGACAACACCTGCAGAAGCGGACATGTTCATCATCGCTGTGCCGTCTCCGATTGCGGAAGACAAAACAGCCAATATGGATTACATCCGTGCAGCGACTGAATCGATTGTGCCGTTCTTGAAAAAAGGCGATTTGGTCGTCTTGGAATCAACCGTTCCTCCGCGCACTGTGCTCGATGTCATGTTGCCGATCCTCGTGAAGAGCAATTTGGAAATCGGGACAGAACTATTTGTTTCGCATTCCCCGGAACGCGTCATTCCAGGAAAAGTGTTCGAAGAGCTCGTGAAAAATGATCGCATCATCGGCGGCATTAACGAAGAATCTTCCAAACGTACGCAAGTTTATTACGAATCATTCGTTAAAGGTGAATTCATCTTGACGGATGCGACCACTGCTGAAATGGTTAAAGTCATGGAAAATACTTACCGCGACGTCAACATCGCGTTCGCCAATGAAATCGCGAAAATCTCCGATAACGTCGGTGTCGATGCTTGGGAAGCGATTCGCCTCGCCAACCATCACCCGCGCGTCAATATCCATTTGCCAGGGCCTGGTGTCGGTGGGCATTGCATCGCCGTCGATCCATGGTTCTTGGTCGAAAAAGAGAAGGATCTGTCACAGATCATCCATCTATCGCGTACTACGAACGATGGCATGCCGCAATACACGGCAGATAAAATCGACGACATCCTAAAAGATGTGGCCGATGCGAAAGTTGCTGTATTTGGCTTGGCCTTCAAAGGCAATATCGACGACATCCGCGAAAGCCCATCGATGGAAGTGCTGGAACACCTGAAAGCGAAAAATCTGCGCATTTCTTCTTTTGACCCGCATGTCAAAGAAAACAAAGCGCCCTTCCAGACGCAATCCTACGACGAGGCAGTCGAAGGTGCAGACTTGATCGTCATCTTGACTGACCATAGAGCATTCAAAGAATACAATCCGCAAACGCTTGGCGGAACGATGCGCCATAAAGCTATCTTTGACACGAAAAACGCCATCAGCCGTGAAACTTATGAACAAGCCGGATTCACGGTTTACCGTCTCGGCGACGGCAAGGGCAACCCACAAAATTAA